The Kogia breviceps isolate mKogBre1 chromosome 4, mKogBre1 haplotype 1, whole genome shotgun sequence genome window below encodes:
- the LOC131755548 gene encoding leucine-rich alpha-2-glycoprotein isoform X2 has protein sequence MSSWSPERKQSPVGWDSHLSRILFLLLLSVVSARGVTPKPDACLVSHSGNGSSVSCQPPARLPHYFPADTVYLAVEFFNLTQLPANTLQGIPNLQELHLSNNQLDDLSAKFLLPVPQLKVLDLTRNALTRLPPGLFQVSAALHTLVLKENQLKVLEASWLHSLKALRHLDLSGNQLQALPPGLLANFTDLLILDLGNNQLQTLPPDLLSGPLRLERLHLEGNRLQELGEGLLLRQPKLRYLFLNDNRLATVAAGTFRGLQKLDMLDLSNNLLTTVPEGLWMSLGKAAGNMKDGFDLSGNPWICDQKLDGLFEWLVANEDKMFFRNDTRCAGPKALKGQMLLAVARSP, from the exons ATGTCCTCTTGGAGCCCAGAGCGAAAACAGAG CCCAGTAGGCTGGGACTCCCATCTTTCTAGAATCCTCTTCCTGCTGCTGTTATCTGTGGTCTCAGCCCGGGGGGTCACCCCAAAACCAGACGCCTGCCTGGTGTCCCACTCGGGTAACGGCAGCTCCGTCTCCTGCCAACCACCTGCCAGACTCCCCCACTACTTCCCAGCTGACACCGTCTACCTGGCCGTGGAGTTCTTCAACCTGACTCAGCTGCCTGCCAACACCCTCCAGGGCATCCCTAACCTCCAGGAACTGCACCTTTCCAATAACCAGCTGGACGACCTCTCCGCCAAGTTCCTGCTGCCTGTGCCTCAGCTAAAGGTGCTCGATCTGACCCGCAACGCCCTGACCCGGCTGCCTCCTGGCCTCTTCCAGGTCTCagctgccctccacaccctggtGCTGAAGGAAAACCAGCTGAAAGTTCTGGAGGCCTCGTGGCTGCACAGCCTGAAAGCCCTGCGGCATCTGGACCTATCCGGTAACCAGCTCCAGGCGCTGCCCCCTGGGCTGCTGGCCAATTTCACCGACCTGCTCATCCTTGACCTTGGCAATAACCAGCTGCAGACTTTGCCCCCTGACCTTCTGAGTGGCCCCTTGAGGTTGGAACGGCTGCACCTCGAGGGCAATAGGTTGCAGGAGCTCGGAGAGGGCCTTCTGCTGCGCCAGCCAAAACTGCGCTACCTCTTCCTGAACGACAACAGGCTGGCCACGGTGGCAGCCGGCACCTTCCGAGGCCTGCAGAAACTGGACATGCTGGACCTCTCCAACAACTTGCTGACCACTGTGCCCGAGGGGCTCTGGATGTCCTTGGGGAAGGCTGCCGGGAATATGAAGGATGGCTTTGACCTCTCAGGTAATCCCTGGATCTGCGACCAGAAACTGGACGGCCTCTTTGAGTGGCTGGTGGCCAACGAAGACAAGATGTTCTTCCGCAATGACACACGCTGCGCTGGCCCTAAAGCCTTGAAGGGCCAAATGCTCCTAGCGGTGGCCAGGTCCCCTtga